One part of the Azospirillum sp. B510 genome encodes these proteins:
- a CDS encoding phosphate/phosphite/phosphonate ABC transporter substrate-binding protein: MTKRLLTGLAVFCSVLLCGLAGIAPALADEQAFRIGIAPHTSARVIIEQYQPVRRAVEAALGRPVEIVTAPDFTAFARRAVEQEYDIAVTTGHQAQLLRKDAGYLPLLTYRADFRAVLVTAAKGPYQKADTLAGTTVLGLSPSSLVTLWGQHWLADSKLPNVQIRYVSAADSVAQLILAGDASAGFMSLANRAKLAPEVQAQLSTIAESRPMAGRVYMLNGGQGALLEPLRKALLAFGETAEGRSYFDANQLGGYRLVSDEELEAMEPLADEVRSVLKAGK, from the coding sequence ATGACCAAGCGCCTGCTCACCGGCCTTGCCGTGTTCTGCTCCGTCCTCCTGTGCGGCCTCGCGGGCATCGCGCCGGCCCTGGCCGACGAACAGGCGTTCCGCATCGGCATCGCCCCGCACACCAGCGCCCGCGTCATCATCGAACAGTACCAGCCGGTGCGCCGCGCGGTGGAGGCGGCGCTGGGCCGCCCGGTGGAGATCGTGACGGCCCCCGACTTCACCGCCTTCGCCCGCCGGGCGGTCGAGCAGGAATACGACATCGCGGTGACCACCGGTCATCAGGCCCAGCTTCTGCGCAAGGACGCCGGCTATCTGCCTCTGCTGACCTACCGGGCCGACTTCCGCGCCGTGCTGGTGACGGCGGCCAAGGGCCCCTATCAGAAGGCGGACACGCTGGCCGGCACCACGGTGCTGGGCCTCAGCCCCTCGTCGCTGGTGACGCTGTGGGGCCAGCATTGGCTGGCCGACAGCAAGCTGCCCAACGTCCAGATCCGCTATGTCAGCGCCGCCGACAGCGTGGCCCAGCTGATCCTGGCCGGCGACGCCTCGGCCGGCTTCATGTCGCTGGCCAACCGCGCCAAGCTGGCGCCGGAGGTGCAGGCCCAGCTCTCCACCATCGCCGAAAGCCGTCCGATGGCGGGCCGCGTCTACATGCTGAACGGAGGGCAGGGCGCCCTCCTCGAACCGCTGCGCAAGGCCCTCCTCGCCTTCGGCGAGACGGCGGAGGGCAGGAGCTATTTCGACGCCAACCAGCTCGGCGGCTACCGGCTGGTCAGCGATGAGGAGCTGGAGGCGATGGAGCCGCTGGCCGACGAGGTGCGGAGCGTCCTGAAGGCCGGGAAATGA